The Paeniglutamicibacter sulfureus genome includes a region encoding these proteins:
- the hrpA gene encoding ATP-dependent RNA helicase HrpA, translating to MALTISYPEALPVSARRDDIMSAIKDNQVVIVAGETGSGKTTQLPKMLLELGMGERGMIGHTQPRRLAARTVAERIAEELGTKIGEDVGFHVRFTGEVSRATKVKVMTDGILLAEIQRDKLLKKYNAIIIDEAHERSLNIDFLLGYLRRILPQRPDLKIVITSATIDPQRFAEHFAAAGPEVEEPVPAPIIEVSGRTFPVELRYRPLNPADGMDEDELDPDARAEDRDPLDAIAEAVDELAMEAPGDILIFFPGEREIRDAAEVLRARVKTNRRLAGTEILPLFARLSLAEQHQVFNPGKNRRIVLATNVAETSLTVPGIKYVIDTGTARISRYSHRTKVQRLPIERVSQASANQRSGRCGRVSDGIAIRLYSQEDFETRPAFTDPEILRTNLAAVILQMSSMGVVRTARDVADFPFVQPPDAKSVNDGVALLRELGALNTGTEATITPVGKSLAQLPVDVRLGRMIVESGNRGCAKEVMVLAAALSIQDPRERPSEETGKRERAAEMHKRFMDAKSDFSSLLNLWRYLQEKQKELSSSAFRRLCKNEYINYLRVREWQDLFTQLRQLAKPLGIAISPEPVDPAANEDAIHISLLTGLLGHVGSWDERKREYVGARGTRFSVFPGSALSRKSTEWVMAAELVETSRLWARTVARLDPKWVEEVAGDLLKRSYSEPHWSRNSGAVMGYEKVTLFGLPIVPRRRIQYSRVDPELCRELFIRHALVEGDWKTHHKFFARNRRVLEDIEELETRMRRRDLRVSDEDLFEFYDSKLGPEVVSERHFDRWWKAARHENPTLLDFNPEDMLQADATELDEDAFPRTWRHGTLDLDLVYEYNPAARAGESDGVSVRVPVLFLNQLDPVRFRWLIPGLRVELVTALIKSLPKAIRKNFVPAPDVARSAVAALEADFNPETDDLAASLELVLRRLKGVVIPPGSWNWESLPPHLRFTFTVVDSEAKILDESQELAVLQQTLAAANRSALARSLGVKPGAALPPGAGTGGPKAAVGNNAKGDGKSRAAAAAQRGKGGAVATTIWERSGLTDWDTGVGVNGVITEKVVTEVAGQQVTAYPALLDEKTSVRLTVFRNPVEQMAAHRTGVIRLLLLKVPSPARYVLDHLNNQEKLVFTQNPHGSVASLIQDCTMAAVDRLVPEKLPFDKAEFDALYERVRAELIDTVFAVTAIVEKVLSGTRRINKELKSASSLALVNALNDVKSQLEQLVYPGFVANTGYAQLAQLPRYIAAIEKRLEKLGTGHLARDNAATLDIQGLEDEYDAALGQLVAGVRTPAPLAAVKWMLEEYRVSLFAQELGTAYSVSPKRIRTAMREGLAAAK from the coding sequence ATGGCCCTGACGATTTCCTATCCCGAAGCCCTTCCCGTTTCCGCGCGACGCGATGACATCATGTCCGCCATCAAGGACAACCAGGTGGTCATCGTCGCCGGTGAAACCGGTTCCGGCAAAACCACCCAGCTGCCCAAGATGCTCCTGGAGCTGGGCATGGGCGAACGCGGAATGATCGGTCACACCCAGCCCCGCCGCCTGGCTGCGCGCACCGTCGCCGAACGGATCGCCGAGGAACTGGGAACCAAGATCGGCGAGGACGTCGGATTCCACGTGCGCTTCACCGGCGAGGTCTCCCGGGCCACCAAGGTCAAGGTGATGACCGACGGCATCCTGCTGGCGGAGATCCAGCGCGACAAGCTGCTGAAGAAGTACAACGCCATCATCATCGACGAGGCCCACGAACGCAGCCTCAACATCGACTTCCTGCTCGGCTACCTGCGCAGGATCCTGCCCCAGCGGCCGGATTTGAAGATCGTCATCACCTCCGCGACCATCGACCCGCAGCGCTTTGCCGAGCACTTCGCAGCAGCCGGGCCCGAGGTCGAGGAGCCGGTGCCTGCGCCCATCATCGAGGTCTCCGGCCGCACCTTCCCCGTGGAACTGCGCTATCGGCCGTTGAACCCGGCCGACGGCATGGACGAGGACGAACTGGACCCCGATGCCCGGGCCGAGGACCGCGACCCGCTCGATGCCATCGCCGAGGCCGTGGATGAGCTCGCCATGGAGGCACCCGGGGACATCCTGATCTTCTTCCCCGGCGAGCGCGAGATCCGCGACGCCGCCGAGGTGCTGCGTGCCCGGGTGAAGACCAACCGGCGCCTGGCCGGGACCGAGATCTTGCCGCTGTTCGCCCGGCTCTCGCTGGCCGAGCAACACCAGGTGTTCAACCCCGGGAAGAACCGGCGCATCGTACTGGCCACCAACGTCGCCGAGACCTCGCTGACCGTGCCGGGCATCAAGTACGTCATCGACACCGGCACCGCCCGCATCTCGCGCTACTCCCACCGCACCAAGGTCCAGCGCCTGCCCATCGAACGCGTCTCCCAGGCCAGCGCCAACCAGCGCTCGGGCCGTTGCGGGCGCGTGAGTGACGGCATCGCCATCCGCCTGTACTCGCAGGAGGACTTCGAGACGCGCCCCGCGTTCACCGACCCGGAGATCCTGCGCACCAACCTGGCCGCGGTGATCCTGCAGATGAGCTCCATGGGCGTGGTGCGCACAGCCCGCGACGTCGCGGACTTCCCCTTCGTCCAGCCGCCGGATGCCAAGTCGGTCAACGACGGCGTGGCGCTGCTGCGCGAGCTCGGGGCGCTGAACACCGGCACCGAGGCCACCATCACCCCGGTCGGCAAGTCGCTGGCCCAGCTGCCGGTGGACGTGCGCCTGGGCCGGATGATCGTGGAGTCCGGTAACCGCGGCTGCGCCAAGGAGGTCATGGTGCTGGCCGCCGCCCTGTCCATCCAGGACCCGCGCGAGCGCCCCAGCGAGGAAACCGGCAAACGCGAGCGCGCCGCCGAAATGCACAAGCGCTTCATGGACGCGAAGTCGGACTTCTCCTCGCTGCTAAACCTCTGGCGCTACCTGCAGGAAAAGCAGAAGGAGCTCTCCTCCTCCGCGTTCCGCCGGCTGTGCAAGAACGAATACATCAACTATCTGCGCGTGCGCGAGTGGCAGGATCTGTTCACCCAGCTGCGCCAGCTGGCCAAGCCCCTGGGCATCGCGATCTCCCCCGAGCCGGTGGACCCGGCCGCGAACGAGGACGCGATCCACATTTCGCTGCTCACCGGGCTGCTGGGGCACGTGGGCTCCTGGGACGAGCGCAAGCGCGAATACGTCGGCGCGCGCGGCACCCGCTTCTCCGTCTTCCCCGGTTCGGCCCTGTCGCGGAAGTCCACCGAGTGGGTCATGGCCGCCGAGCTGGTGGAGACTTCCCGGCTCTGGGCACGCACCGTGGCCCGGCTCGATCCCAAGTGGGTCGAGGAGGTCGCCGGAGACCTGCTCAAGCGCAGCTACTCCGAACCGCACTGGTCGCGGAACTCCGGCGCGGTCATGGGGTACGAGAAGGTCACGCTCTTCGGACTGCCGATCGTGCCGCGCCGCCGCATCCAGTACTCGCGCGTGGACCCGGAGCTCTGCCGCGAGCTGTTCATCCGCCACGCATTGGTGGAGGGCGACTGGAAGACCCACCACAAGTTCTTTGCCCGCAACCGCCGGGTGCTCGAGGACATCGAGGAACTCGAGACCCGCATGCGCCGGCGCGATTTGCGCGTGTCCGACGAGGACCTCTTCGAGTTCTACGATTCGAAGCTGGGCCCCGAGGTGGTGTCCGAGCGGCACTTCGACCGCTGGTGGAAGGCCGCGCGGCACGAAAACCCGACGCTGCTGGACTTCAACCCGGAGGACATGCTCCAGGCCGATGCCACGGAACTGGACGAAGACGCCTTCCCGCGCACCTGGCGCCACGGCACCCTGGACCTGGACCTGGTCTACGAGTACAACCCGGCGGCCCGCGCCGGGGAATCCGACGGCGTCTCGGTGCGCGTGCCGGTGCTCTTCCTGAACCAGCTGGACCCCGTGCGCTTCCGCTGGCTCATCCCCGGGCTGCGCGTGGAGCTGGTCACCGCGCTGATCAAGTCTCTGCCCAAGGCCATCCGCAAGAACTTCGTGCCGGCCCCCGATGTCGCCCGCTCGGCAGTGGCCGCACTGGAGGCCGACTTCAACCCGGAGACCGATGACCTGGCCGCCTCCCTGGAGCTGGTGCTGCGCCGGCTCAAGGGCGTGGTGATCCCCCCGGGGTCCTGGAACTGGGAGTCCCTGCCGCCCCACCTGCGCTTCACCTTCACCGTCGTGGACTCCGAGGCCAAGATCCTGGACGAGTCCCAGGAGCTGGCCGTGCTGCAGCAGACGCTGGCCGCGGCCAACCGTTCGGCCCTGGCCCGTTCCCTGGGCGTCAAGCCCGGGGCCGCCCTGCCCCCCGGGGCGGGCACCGGCGGTCCGAAGGCCGCAGTTGGCAACAACGCCAAGGGCGACGGGAAGTCCCGGGCCGCGGCGGCGGCCCAGCGCGGCAAGGGCGGCGCGGTGGCCACCACCATCTGGGAACGCAGCGGGTTGACCGACTGGGACACCGGGGTGGGCGTCAACGGCGTCATCACCGAAAAGGTCGTCACGGAGGTCGCCGGCCAGCAGGTCACCGCCTACCCGGCGCTGCTGGATGAGAAGACTTCCGTGCGCCTGACGGTCTTCCGCAACCCCGTCGAGCAGATGGCCGCCCACCGCACCGGCGTCATCCGGCTGCTGCTGCTCAAGGTCCCCTCCCCCGCCAGGTACGTCCTTGACCACCTGAACAACCAGGAAAAACTGGTCTTCACGCAGAACCCGCACGGTTCGGTGGCTTCGCTGATCCAGGACTGCACCATGGCCGCGGTGGACCGGCTCGTTCCCGAGAAGCTGCCCTTCGACAAGGCGGAGTTCGACGCGCTCTACGAACGCGTCCGCGCCGAACTGATCGACACGGTCTTCGCGGTCACCGCCATCGTGGAGAAGGTCCTCTCCGGCACCCGGCGGATCAACAAGGAGCTGAAGTCCGCCTCCTCGCTGGCCCTGGTCAATGCGCTGAACGATGTGAAGTCCCAGCTCGAGCAGCTGGTGTACCCGGGATTCGTGGCCAACACCGGCTATGCGCAACTGGCCCAGCTGCCGCGGTACATCGCGGCCATCGAAAAGCGGCTGGAAAAGCTCGGCACCGGGCACCTGGCACGCGACAACGCCGCGACCCTGGACATCCAGGGACTCGAGGACGAGTACGACGCGGCGCTCGGGCAACTGGTGGCGGGCGTGCGCACGCCCGCCCCGCTGGCGGCGGTGAAGTGGATGCTGGAGGAATACCGGGTCTCGCTCTTCGCCCAGGAGCTGGGCACGGCCTACTCGGTCTCCCCCAAGCGGATTCGCACCGCGATGCGCGAGGGGCTCGCCGCGGCGAAGTAG
- a CDS encoding alcohol dehydrogenase catalytic domain-containing protein, giving the protein MIGRPKPPGLDAAAKIRARARSRQGPAAMMPDAVSALGVRVAGGPLVPLEIRRREPGPRDVVIDILFCGLCDCDVREGRKEGPAARLPLVPGHQIVGVVARTGAGAADLEPGARVGVGALVDSCRECAPCRAGQEQLCAGSVATYGALDPRTGDYTHGGYSKRIVVDRDFVLRIPAALDLAVAASLPCAGIRAYSTLLHPGVGPGSTVGVPDPGGRGALAARLAAAMGAAVNVPAAADPLQVVIDTGPRVPSLVGSVAETRQLLEFCAKHQVAPGFELVGAQGLNKAWERILAADVQHGFVLDLATLGGND; this is encoded by the coding sequence ATGATCGGTCGCCCGAAGCCCCCTGGGCTGGATGCCGCCGCGAAGATCCGGGCGCGTGCTCGCAGCCGGCAGGGACCGGCGGCCATGATGCCGGACGCCGTGTCTGCGCTGGGAGTTAGGGTGGCCGGGGGACCGCTGGTGCCCCTGGAGATCCGCCGCCGCGAACCGGGGCCTCGCGACGTGGTCATCGATATCCTCTTCTGCGGTCTGTGCGATTGCGACGTGCGGGAGGGGCGCAAGGAAGGGCCGGCCGCGCGCCTTCCCCTGGTCCCGGGACACCAGATCGTCGGCGTCGTGGCCCGGACCGGTGCCGGGGCCGCGGACCTGGAACCCGGTGCCCGGGTCGGCGTGGGCGCGCTGGTCGATTCGTGCAGGGAATGCGCGCCATGCCGTGCCGGACAAGAGCAGCTCTGCGCCGGGTCGGTGGCGACCTATGGCGCGCTCGATCCGCGCACCGGCGATTACACCCACGGCGGGTACTCCAAGCGCATCGTCGTCGACAGGGACTTCGTCCTGCGGATCCCGGCCGCGCTGGACCTGGCCGTCGCCGCTTCGCTGCCCTGCGCCGGGATCCGGGCGTACTCGACGCTGCTGCACCCCGGGGTGGGACCAGGCAGCACGGTGGGCGTCCCGGACCCGGGCGGACGCGGCGCCCTGGCCGCCAGGCTGGCGGCGGCCATGGGGGCGGCTGTGAACGTGCCGGCCGCTGCGGATCCACTTCAGGTGGTCATCGACACCGGGCCGAGGGTCCCATCGTTGGTAGGCTCGGTGGCAGAAACCCGCCAGTTGCTCGAATTCTGCGCGAAACACCAAGTGGCACCCGGCTTTGAGCTGGTTGGTGCGCAGGGGCTCAACAAGGCATGGGAGCGGATCCTTGCCGCGGACGTGCAACACGGGTTTGTCCTGGACCTCGCCACATTGGGCGGGAACGACTAA
- a CDS encoding sulfurtransferase — MSGERRTLITAGELAKVQEAGGDTVLLDVRWALGDARGREHYEAGHIPGAVFVDLETELSAAPSPEAGRHPLPDARNFAASARSWGINTGSAVVLYDATGALAAARGWWLLRHAGIGNVRVLDGGLDAWVAAGRALETGNNTAVPGNVRPGWGQMPVIDIEQAAAFPGHGILLDSRAAERYRGEVEPVDPRAGHIPGALNRPTTGNLDAGKRLLESAELVRAFAQLGVKPGAGAADVAAYCGSGITAAHQVLALETIGVHAALFPGSWSQWSADPARPAATGPTP, encoded by the coding sequence ATGAGTGGGGAACGTCGGACATTGATCACCGCAGGGGAGCTGGCCAAGGTCCAGGAGGCCGGCGGGGACACGGTGCTGCTCGATGTGCGCTGGGCGCTGGGCGATGCCCGCGGCAGGGAGCACTACGAGGCCGGACACATCCCCGGCGCCGTCTTCGTCGACCTGGAGACCGAGCTCTCCGCGGCGCCCAGCCCGGAGGCCGGGCGCCACCCGCTGCCCGATGCGCGCAACTTCGCGGCATCCGCGCGCAGCTGGGGCATCAACACCGGCTCCGCCGTGGTGCTGTACGACGCCACCGGTGCCCTGGCCGCCGCCCGCGGCTGGTGGCTGCTGCGCCACGCCGGCATCGGCAACGTCCGGGTGCTCGACGGGGGACTGGATGCCTGGGTCGCCGCGGGGCGCGCGCTGGAAACCGGGAACAACACCGCTGTCCCGGGCAACGTGCGGCCGGGCTGGGGGCAGATGCCGGTCATCGACATCGAGCAGGCTGCGGCGTTCCCCGGCCACGGGATCCTGCTGGACTCCCGGGCCGCCGAGCGCTACCGCGGCGAGGTCGAACCCGTCGACCCGCGCGCCGGGCACATCCCCGGAGCGCTGAACCGACCCACCACAGGGAACCTCGATGCGGGCAAGCGCCTGCTGGAATCGGCGGAGCTTGTCCGCGCGTTTGCGCAACTGGGCGTGAAGCCCGGCGCCGGGGCAGCCGACGTGGCGGCGTATTGCGGATCGGGGATCACCGCCGCCCACCAGGTCCTCGCGCTGGAAACCATCGGGGTGCATGCCGCGCTGTTCCCCGGCTCCTGGTCCCAGTGGAGCGCCGACCCCGCGCGCCCCGCGGCCACCGGACCGACGCCGTGA
- a CDS encoding ABC transporter permease, producing MITAVELGLIYAIMALGVYLTFRILDFPDLTVDGSFTTGAAVASISIVNGVNPFIATAIAFFIGAIAGVITGLLHTKGKIDGLLAGILTMIALYSINLRIMTKANVPLLGETTVLTFLRENQWLGTWTSVGLMFLGCLVAVAAIVWFLRTDVGLAMRATGDNEEMIRSLGVNTDNQKILGLALSNGLVGLSGAIIAQFQGFADIGMGIGVILIGLASVIVGQAIFGQKFIWIAALAVVFGSVAYRLVIQLALNAGLEVNDMKLISAVLVVIALLLPQWKGFGKFANRISIRSKSVTTDDKKEVGVDA from the coding sequence ATGATCACCGCGGTTGAACTAGGCCTGATCTACGCGATCATGGCACTCGGGGTCTACCTGACCTTCCGCATACTCGACTTCCCCGACCTGACCGTTGACGGAAGCTTCACCACCGGCGCAGCAGTCGCATCCATCTCGATTGTCAATGGCGTCAACCCGTTCATTGCCACCGCCATCGCCTTCTTCATCGGCGCCATCGCCGGTGTCATCACCGGCCTGCTCCACACCAAGGGCAAGATCGACGGGCTGTTGGCCGGTATCCTGACCATGATCGCGCTGTATTCGATCAACCTGCGCATCATGACCAAGGCCAACGTCCCGCTTCTGGGCGAGACCACGGTGCTGACCTTCCTGCGCGAGAACCAGTGGCTGGGGACCTGGACCTCCGTCGGGTTGATGTTCCTGGGCTGCCTGGTTGCCGTGGCGGCCATCGTGTGGTTCCTGCGCACCGACGTCGGCCTGGCCATGCGAGCCACCGGCGACAACGAGGAAATGATCCGGTCCCTCGGCGTGAACACCGACAACCAGAAGATCCTGGGCCTGGCGCTCTCCAATGGCCTGGTCGGACTCTCCGGCGCGATCATCGCCCAGTTTCAGGGCTTCGCCGACATCGGCATGGGCATCGGCGTCATCCTGATCGGACTCGCGTCGGTCATCGTGGGCCAGGCCATCTTCGGCCAGAAGTTCATCTGGATTGCCGCGCTGGCCGTCGTCTTCGGCTCCGTTGCCTACCGCCTGGTCATCCAGCTGGCACTGAATGCCGGACTCGAGGTCAACGACATGAAGCTGATCTCTGCGGTCCTGGTGGTCATCGCCCTGCTGCTGCCGCAGTGGAAGGGCTTCGGGAAGTTCGCCAACCGCATCAGCATCCGCAGCAAGTCCGTCACCACCGACGACAAAAAGGAGGTGGGCGTCGATGCTTGA
- a CDS encoding ABC transporter substrate-binding protein: MKIFKSLQIAASVAATALVLTACGGSSTPEATGSSAAAGPVKIGIAQYVSHPSLDAVVTGFKKGMTDAGYAEGDQVTYDFTNAQADQATNTAMVGKFASDGDMDLVLAIATPTAQAAAQSITNIPVVFSAVTDPLEAKLVSSLEAPGANVTGTSDKNPVKEQLELLKKIKPEAKSVGIVYSSGEVNSGVQVQWAKDAAAELGLTIEEKAISASSEVQQAASGLNVDAFYVPTDNAVVSALEGLLQTAQDKKIPVISADGESVKRGATATYGLNYEKLGEQTAAMAVKLLKGEAEAATMPVETITQVELYVNTTAAEKIGMTFPEDMLSEAAETYK; the protein is encoded by the coding sequence ATGAAAATCTTCAAGTCCCTACAGATCGCAGCCTCGGTCGCGGCCACCGCATTGGTGCTCACCGCTTGTGGCGGATCCAGCACGCCGGAGGCCACCGGTTCCTCGGCCGCGGCCGGCCCGGTGAAGATCGGCATTGCCCAGTATGTGTCCCACCCGTCCCTTGATGCCGTGGTGACCGGTTTCAAGAAGGGCATGACCGACGCCGGCTACGCAGAGGGCGACCAGGTCACGTACGACTTCACCAACGCCCAGGCCGACCAGGCCACCAACACTGCAATGGTGGGCAAGTTCGCCAGCGACGGCGACATGGACCTGGTCCTGGCCATCGCCACGCCGACCGCGCAGGCCGCGGCCCAGTCGATCACGAACATCCCGGTCGTTTTCTCCGCCGTCACCGATCCCCTGGAAGCCAAGCTGGTCTCCAGCCTGGAAGCACCGGGAGCCAACGTCACCGGCACCTCGGACAAGAACCCGGTCAAGGAACAGCTTGAGCTGCTCAAGAAGATCAAGCCGGAAGCCAAGTCCGTTGGCATCGTTTACTCCTCGGGCGAAGTCAACTCCGGAGTCCAGGTCCAGTGGGCCAAGGACGCAGCGGCCGAACTCGGCCTGACCATCGAAGAGAAGGCCATCTCGGCTTCCTCCGAGGTCCAGCAGGCAGCCTCGGGCCTGAACGTCGATGCGTTCTACGTGCCGACCGACAACGCCGTGGTTTCCGCTCTGGAAGGCCTGTTGCAGACCGCCCAGGATAAGAAGATCCCGGTGATTTCCGCCGACGGCGAGTCCGTCAAGCGCGGTGCCACCGCCACCTACGGCCTGAACTACGAGAAGCTCGGCGAGCAGACCGCTGCAATGGCCGTGAAGCTCCTCAAGGGCGAGGCCGAAGCCGCAACGATGCCGGTCGAGACGATCACCCAGGTCGAGCTGTACGTCAACACCACTGCTGCGGAGAAGATCGGGATGACCTTCCCGGAGGACATGCTCTCCGAGGCTGCAGAGACCTACAAGTAA
- a CDS encoding PLP-dependent cysteine synthase family protein: MRSADTHLHRLDLPRQWGIDLYLKDESTHRTGSLKHRLARSLFLYGLVNGWITEGTTIVEASSGSTAVSEAYYAKLLGLPFIAVMAASTSPEKIALIEATGGRCHLVDDPSSVYAESERLAAATNGHYMDQFTYAERATDWRGNNNIAESIFGQLAMEEHPVPAWIVVGAGTGGTSATIGRYARYHRHHTRLAVADPEGSAFLPAWQAANAGGNPRTATGRASRIEGIGRARPEPSFVPGIIDFLATVPDAASVAAMRHLQEFAHLCAGPSTGTNLWLAWQVVANMLAAGEKGSVVTLLCDNGERYATSYYDADWLQAAGLDPAPYAGRIERLLASGSWD, encoded by the coding sequence ATGCGCTCGGCCGACACCCACCTGCACCGGCTGGACCTGCCCCGCCAGTGGGGCATCGACCTGTACCTGAAGGACGAATCGACGCACCGCACCGGCAGCCTCAAGCACCGGCTGGCCCGCTCCCTGTTCCTGTACGGACTGGTCAACGGATGGATCACTGAGGGCACCACGATCGTGGAGGCCTCCTCCGGTTCCACCGCGGTCTCCGAGGCCTACTACGCGAAGCTCTTGGGCCTGCCCTTCATCGCGGTCATGGCAGCAAGCACCTCCCCGGAGAAGATCGCGCTGATCGAGGCCACCGGCGGCAGGTGCCATCTGGTCGATGACCCCTCAAGCGTGTACGCGGAATCCGAACGGCTGGCCGCGGCGACCAACGGGCACTACATGGACCAGTTCACCTACGCCGAGCGGGCGACGGACTGGCGCGGGAACAACAACATCGCCGAGTCGATCTTCGGCCAGCTGGCCATGGAGGAACACCCGGTGCCGGCATGGATCGTGGTGGGCGCCGGCACCGGCGGGACCTCTGCGACCATCGGGCGCTACGCCCGCTACCACCGTCACCACACCCGTCTGGCCGTCGCGGACCCCGAAGGCTCGGCGTTCCTGCCGGCTTGGCAGGCAGCCAACGCGGGCGGGAATCCGCGAACCGCCACCGGGCGCGCCAGCCGGATCGAGGGCATCGGCCGGGCCCGTCCGGAACCCAGCTTCGTGCCGGGCATCATCGATTTCCTGGCCACGGTGCCCGACGCCGCCTCGGTGGCGGCGATGCGCCACCTGCAGGAATTCGCGCACCTGTGCGCCGGGCCCTCGACGGGCACCAACCTCTGGCTGGCCTGGCAGGTCGTGGCGAACATGCTGGCCGCCGGCGAAAAGGGGTCGGTGGTCACGCTCCTCTGCGACAACGGGGAACGCTACGCCACGTCCTATTACGACGCTGACTGGCTTCAGGCCGCCGGACTGGATCCGGCTCCCTATGCCGGGCGGATCGAGCGCCTGCTGGCCTCCGGCAGCTGGGACTAG
- a CDS encoding ABC transporter ATP-binding protein, which produces MLEITNLNKTFFPGTVNERKALRDINLTLTDGEFVTVIGSNGAGKSTVLNMVGGKLRPDTGAVRIAGKDVTKLPDHSRARFIGRVFQDPMAGTAPNMTIEENMSLALGRGTLRALASGVTKRKREKFVEELRSLELGLENRLKAKVGLLSGGQRQALSLLMATFSGPKILLLDEHTAALDPQRAALVARLTEEIVVRHQLTTLMVTHNMEQALRLGTRLIMMHDGQIILDLDSAQKAKMTVPGLLHEFEKIKGAQLDDRTMLQ; this is translated from the coding sequence ATGCTTGAGATCACCAACCTGAACAAGACGTTCTTCCCGGGAACCGTCAACGAGCGCAAGGCGCTGCGCGACATCAACCTGACGCTCACCGACGGTGAGTTTGTCACGGTGATCGGCTCCAACGGAGCGGGCAAGTCCACGGTGCTGAACATGGTGGGCGGCAAGCTTCGCCCCGACACCGGGGCGGTGCGCATCGCCGGGAAGGACGTGACCAAGCTTCCCGACCACTCACGCGCCCGATTCATCGGACGGGTCTTCCAGGACCCGATGGCCGGCACCGCGCCCAACATGACCATCGAGGAGAACATGTCGCTGGCCCTGGGCCGCGGCACCTTGCGTGCGTTGGCCTCCGGTGTCACCAAACGCAAGCGCGAGAAGTTCGTGGAGGAATTGCGCTCGCTGGAACTCGGCCTGGAAAACCGGCTCAAGGCCAAGGTCGGGCTGCTCTCCGGTGGCCAGCGCCAAGCGCTGAGCCTGCTCATGGCCACGTTCTCCGGACCCAAGATCCTGCTGCTCGACGAGCACACCGCGGCACTGGACCCGCAGCGTGCGGCGCTGGTGGCACGTCTGACCGAGGAAATCGTCGTGCGCCACCAGCTGACGACGTTGATGGTCACGCACAACATGGAACAGGCCCTGCGCCTGGGGACGCGACTGATCATGATGCACGACGGACAGATCATCCTGGACCTGGACTCGGCCCAGAAGGCCAAGATGACGGTTCCCGGCCTGCTGCACGAGTTCGAGAAGATCAAGGGTGCCCAGCTCGATGACCGGACCATGCTTCAGTAA
- a CDS encoding Fur family transcriptional regulator → MTNPATERRSSEQRVTKQRLAVNAALETVDDFVTAQELHRWLVDEGDKVSLATVYRLLLSMAEDGLVDVLRNNEGEAMYRQCVIEHHHHHLVCSKCGKAVEVEAPAVEKWAARVAQENGFTEPTHTVEIYGLCPSCSAAKAADAKA, encoded by the coding sequence ATGACGAATCCTGCGACCGAACGGCGCAGTTCCGAACAGCGGGTGACCAAGCAGCGCCTGGCGGTCAACGCCGCGCTGGAGACGGTCGATGACTTTGTGACGGCGCAGGAACTCCACCGGTGGCTCGTCGACGAGGGCGACAAGGTCTCCCTGGCCACGGTGTACCGCCTGCTGCTGTCGATGGCCGAGGACGGCCTGGTCGACGTGCTGCGCAACAACGAGGGCGAGGCGATGTACCGCCAGTGCGTCATCGAGCACCATCACCACCACCTGGTGTGCAGCAAGTGCGGCAAGGCCGTCGAGGTCGAGGCGCCGGCGGTGGAGAAGTGGGCGGCCCGGGTGGCCCAGGAGAACGGCTTTACCGAACCCACGCACACCGTGGAGATCTATGGGCTGTGCCCCTCTTGCTCCGCGGCCAAGGCCGCCGACGCCAAGGCCTGA
- a CDS encoding HIT family protein, with amino-acid sequence MSTLFTKIINGEIPGRFVWKDEQAVAFLTIGPITHGHTLVVPRAEVDHWVDAPADLMNHLIAVAGHIGRAQVRAFGSERAGLMVAGFEVPHLHVHVWPTNSLADFDLTRAESNPDPAMMDANAQKLREALRADGHGGLIPDA; translated from the coding sequence ATGAGCACGCTGTTTACCAAGATCATCAACGGCGAGATCCCCGGCCGCTTCGTCTGGAAGGACGAGCAAGCCGTGGCGTTCCTGACCATCGGGCCGATCACGCACGGCCACACCCTGGTGGTGCCGCGCGCGGAAGTCGACCACTGGGTCGACGCACCGGCCGATTTGATGAACCACCTCATTGCGGTGGCCGGGCACATCGGCCGCGCCCAGGTCCGCGCGTTTGGGTCCGAGCGTGCCGGCTTGATGGTCGCCGGTTTTGAGGTCCCGCACCTGCATGTGCACGTCTGGCCCACGAACTCGCTGGCCGACTTCGACCTGACGCGGGCTGAGAGCAACCCCGATCCGGCCATGATGGATGCAAACGCGCAGAAGCTGCGCGAGGCGCTGCGGGCCGACGGCCACGGGGGCCTGATCCCCGACGCCTAG